A window of Homalodisca vitripennis isolate AUS2020 unplaced genomic scaffold, UT_GWSS_2.1 ScUCBcl_544;HRSCAF=2794, whole genome shotgun sequence contains these coding sequences:
- the LOC124370848 gene encoding histone H4: MTGRGKGGKGLGKGGAKRHRKVLRDNIQGITKPAIRRLARRGGVKRISGLIYEETRGVLKVFLENVIRDAVTYTEHAKRKTVTAMDVVYALKRQGRTLYGFGG; this comes from the coding sequence ATGACCGGTCGAGGCAAAGGTGGTAAGGGGCTGGGAAAGGGAGGCGCCAAGCGTCACAGGAAGGTGCTCCGTGACAACATCCAGGGCATCACCAAGCCCGCAATCCGTCGTCTGGCTCGCCGCGGCGGTGTCAAGCGTATCTCGGGCCTCATCTACGAGGAGACCCGCGGAGTGCTCAAGGTGTTTCTGGAGAACGTGATCCGTGACGCCGTCACATACACCGAGCACGCCAAGAGGAAGACGGTCACCGCCATGGACGTCGTGTACGCGCTCAAACGCCAGGGCCGCACACTGTACGGTTTCGGAGGTTAA
- the LOC124370844 gene encoding histone H1-like — translation MADSATTAPAPAAPTPKKAKAAAASKKPRVKPAHPPTSDMVNAAIKSLKERGGSSLQAIKKYIAANYKVDAEKLAPFIRKYLKSAVASGALTQPKGKGATGSFKLSVKSSGEGAKSAGSETVKKAAKKAPAKPKAGDKKPKAAKKPAAAKKPAAAAATKKAAKPKTPSKAKKVAKPPTKKPKSPKPKKVAVKKAKTPKKTAAKKK, via the coding sequence ATGGCAGACTCCGCTACAACGGCACCGGCACCAGCCGCTCCCACACCGAAGAAGGCGAAGGCCGCGGCCGCCAGCAAGAAGCCCCGCGTCAAGCCGGCTCACCCACCGACGTCGGACATGGTGAACGCGGCCATCAAGAGCCTGAAAGAGCGCGGCGGTTCGTCGCTGCAGGCCATCAAAAAGTACATCGCGGCCAACTACAAGGTTGACGCCGAGAAGCTGGCCCCTTTCATCAGGAAGTACCTCAAGTCGGCCGTAGCGTCCGGCGCTCTCACCCAGCCGAAAGGCAAGGGGGCCACCGGCTCGTTCAAACTGTCGGTGAAATCCTCCGGAGAAGGAGCCAAGTCCGCCGGCAGCGAGACGGTCAAGAAGGCCGCCAAGAAAGCACCGGCCAAGCCGAAAGCCGGCGACAAGAAGCCGAAGGCGGCCAAAAAGCCAGCCGCAGCCAAGAAACCGGCCGCCGCCGCCGCGACCAAGAAGGCCGCCAAGCCCAAGACTCCCAGCAAGGCAAAGAAGGTCGCCAAACCGCCGACCAAAAAGCCCAAGTCGCCCAAACCGAAGAAAGTGGCCGTGAAGAAAGCCAAAACGCCCAAGAAGACCGCCGCCAAGAAGAAGTAA